The Alkalibaculum bacchi sequence AAATCTTTTACTTACGGTTTTTTATCAGGAGTCGTAGAGCCTATATCAGCAATACTTACATTGATGGTTACTGGTTTAATTGTACCAGTATTACCTTATCTTCTTTCCTTTGCAGCAGGTGCAATGATGTACGTAGTAGTTGAGGAGTTAATTCCAGAAGCATCTGAAGGAGGCCATTCTAATATTGGAACCATCGGTTATGCAGTGGGATTTATAATTATGATGACTCTAGATATAGCCCTAGGCTAAGTTCATTACCTTGTATGAACCATATAAAAGCAAGAGCGCCTGTAGCGTATTAGCTGCTAGCGGCCAGTCATCAATGCTAGGGTCAAGTCTTACGGGTCGAAGATTTGACCCTGTCGCTCGGGATGATCTTAGCTCTTGTTCAGTCATCTTGAGCGCAAATGAAGGATTCTGCCTGTAAAGTAATACCCTAATACTAGTGACTAATGACTAGGGATTAAAGTGCCACAGCTATTCTGCTTTATAGGCTACGACTCCATCTACTATGGTGTACACAGAATCAGTGAAAACTTCCATAGGATTTCCTGTGAATATTGCTATGTCAGCATCTTTTCCACATTCAAGACTCCCTACACGATTATCTACGCCACATATGATTGCAGGGTTAATCGTAATCGCCTTAAGACCTTCTTCTATTCCTAAACCTTTTTTAGCAGCTAAACCAGCGCAAATAGGGAGGTATTGAATTAAAGAGACAGGATGATCTGTGGCAATAGCTACCCGAACTCCTTTTTTAGCTAATACCCCAGATGTCTTAAAATCAGCGTTTTTACACTCTAATTTATTTCTTGAGGCCAAATCAGGTCCAACAATAACGTCAAAGCCACTTTTCGTTATTTCGTCAGCAATAATATGTCCTTCTGTACAATGATCTAGAGTCATATTCAAATTAAATTCTTTTGCGATTCGAATGGCAGTTTGAATATCATCACAGCGGTGAACATGAGCTTTTAGGGGGATTTTGCCTTCTAATACAGGTAACCAAGGTTCTAATTTGAACTCCTCTTCAAAATTTTCTCCACTTTCAATGGCTTTTTCTTTCTTATTTTTATAATTCATTGCACGGCAAATTTCCTCGCGGAGCATTGAGGCTATTGCCATACGGGTATTCGGAGCTTTGTCTTTGCTTCTGTATAAATTTTTGGTATTTTCTCCAAAAGATATTTTCATGGCAGCAGGAGCTTTGACTATCATATCGTCTATGTTTCGCCCATGAGTCTTAATATACGCCGATTGGCCTCCTACGATATTGGCACTGCCAGGTCCTGTCATAACCGATGTAATACCTGATTGTAGGGCATTGTGAAAAGCTGGATCTAAGGGATTGATTGCATCTATAGCTCTTAAATAAGGCGTGATAGGGGTAGATTCTTCATTACAATCATCGCCTTCAATTCCTTTCTTTTCTTCTGTAATGCCGATATGACAATGGGCATCAATTAATCCAGGCATTACCCACAAATTGGTTGCATCGATCACGATATCTTCTTCTTTTGGTGATATGGATATATTTTCACCAATCTTAACAATTTTTTCATTGTCGATGACAATGGTTCCGCAATTGTAATTCTCTTTATTCATAGTCATTATATGACCATTTATAATGTATAGCATAATACCCTCCTGTAATATCAATAATAATTTATTATTATAAGTGTTTTAGTAAAAATTTATGCTAGGTAATTGTTTTCTGAGTGTATACTCACACTAAAATAGATAATAGAATTATGCTTAAAGATAGATATAAGAAACAGAAATATTATACTGAATTTTAAATCTAATCAATATTATTATGTTATAAAATTATACTTGTATAAAAAGTCATTGACAAATTTGATAAGCATGATAAAATAAATATATCTTACAATATGAAAACGATTAATATAATTATAAAATTTATTATACAGCAAAGATATCTTTGACGTATAATATAAAAGGAGGACAATATATGTTAACCAAGAGACAGAATTTGAAAGAAGTATTAAAAGGTGGAAAACCAGATCGCTTTGTAAAGCAATACGAAGCTTTTAAACTAATAATGAACACGCCAATTACTCGTCTTAAACCACCAATAGGGGGACAAATCGTCAATGAATGGGGCGTTACGACAAGATGGCCAGAAGGTCAAATTGGTGCATTCCCAGTACACGATGAAGAACATACTCTGGTTAAAGATATTACTAAATGGAGAGATGTAGTAAAAGCACCAAATATTATTCACCCTGAAGAAGCTTGGGCTGATGCCATTGCAACTGCAAATGCTGTAGACCGTAATGAGCAATATGTAACTGTATTTGTAGCACCAGGTCTTTTCGAACACGTTCATTATCTTATGAGTATGGAAGAAGCTTTAATGGCGTATTATGAGGAACCAGAAGCAATGCATGAATTAATAGAATACATAACAGAATGGGAACTTAAGCTTGCTAAAGAGTTTATCGATCATCTACATCCAGATGCTGTTTTTCATCATGACGATTGGGGTAGCCAAATAAACTCCTTTATTTCTCCTGATATGTTTGAAGAGTTTTTTGTGCCAGCATATAAGAAAATATATGGCTATTATAAAGAAAATGGCGTTGAAGTAATCATTCACCACAGCGATAGTTATGCAGCAAATTTAGTTCCTTATATGATTGAAATGGGCATTGATATTTGGCAGGGAGTTATGAATACAAATAATATACCTGAACTTATTAAAAATTATGGTGGAAAAATCACCTTTATGGGAGGCATTCACAGTGGTCAAGTAGATTTTCCAGACTGGACACATGAAATAGTCGCTGAACATGTAGAAAAAGCTTGCCGAGAAAACGGTAAACTATACTTTATTCCATCTCATAGCGCTGGCGGAGATAATAGCTGTTTCCCTGGAGTATATGATGTGATTAATGAAGAAATTGATCGAATGAGTAAAGAAATGTTTATATAAGGTGGTTAGGTGGTAAGCAAAATCATAAAACGATGATAGTAAAATTAAAAAAGACGAAACTTAAATATAATAGGTCTCGTCTTTTTTGATTTAACTAGGAAAGTTCTACTTTTGGACTTAGCTATTATTTATGTCATCTTTATATGCAGTTGAATCTTAGACCTGTAAGACTTGACCCTAGCACTGGCGACTGGTAGCTGATCAATGATGGCTAAAGCGCCGCAGGTGCTGTCTTATTCTTGGCGATAATCATTCATCATCTTTTTGAAGATACTGCTTGTTGAAGGAGGAGTGTATGTAATGGCATTTGCTCCTGCCTCAATAGTTTTTAGAATGCTTTCATCATTAGGTCCACCAGTAGCTATAATCGGAAAGAAAGGGAATTCCTCTCGAATGCGCTTAACCACATCCGGAGTATGACTACCTGCAGAAACATTAAATATGGTAGCACCTGCTTCAATTCGTTCCTTAAAGTCGGTGTTTATAGATACAACAGTTAAAATAATAGGAATATCAATCCGATCTTTAACCATGCGAACAACTCTATTTGGTGTAGGTGCATTTAGCACCACCCCCATAGCACCCTGAAACTCAGCATCCATTGCTAGATTGACAACCCTTTTTCCTATAGTAGTGCCTCCACCTACACCGCAAAAAACGGGAACATCGGATGCTAATATAATAGAATGAGAAATAATTGGTTGAGGTGTAAAGGGGTATACGGCAATAATCGCATTAGCATTACAATTTTTTATTATAGCTACATCTGTAGTAAATAAAATAGATTTGATTCTTTTGCCAAATATTTTAATTCCACTTACTTTTGAGATGATTTCAGGTACAGTGATAATATTTTTTCTAAGATTACCCATTATTTCAGGTACATACTTTTCCATTGTAAATTTCTCCTTTAATGTACATTTGTCTTATATTATAAGTGTATAGACTATTATTAATGATATATAAATGCATTTAATTGTAACACGACTTTTTTGTTGTTTCTATATATTTTTTTAGTTTAAGTACATTAAGTTTTAATTGAGGAGATTAGAATTATGGCTTATCTTTTTCAAAATAAAAGGGAGTGGTTACACTCCCTTTTAAAACTAGCATTTGTTGTTATCAATAAAACCACCTTTAGTAAAGATGATGATTAATAATAAGAAGAAGAATAACAATAATTCGTCATTTTCTCCGAAGAAACCAATATCATCAAACAATACAACTAACAATAAGAAGAACATCAATAATGTAGAGCAATCGCAGTCATTAAATAAACCTTTCATTATAAAACCTCCTAAATTTTTATGTTTCTACTCCATATTATGGAGAGTAGTAATAATTTGTGAGAAGATTTTTTATATTTTATTAAAGAAGGATTCATAGGTTAATTATTTTAAGATTTAATAAGATAAAGAAGGAGCTCATACTAAACACAAGTTCATTACTTACAACATACTATAGTTAAAGATAAGTTATTTATCTAATCTTAGTACAAATGGATGTGATTATATGAAAGATTACTCAGATAATACAATAGAAACAAGGATAGATCCTTCAAAACCAGAAACGATACCCAAATTTGTTGACTCTCTTCCAAAACCATTGATTGCAAGACCCGCTGAAGGAAAGGAAGATTCATCTTGCAGAGAGATATTTTATAATATATCGATGAAAGAGAAAAAACACAAATTTCATCGATATTTTCCACCCACTACAATTTGGGGGTATAATGGAATGTATCCTGGACCAACTATTGAAGTAGAAAAAGACGTTCCAGTTAAAGTCAAATGGCAAAACCGTCTTCCAGATAAACATTTTTTACCAATAGATCGTACTCTTCATGGAACAATGAATACACCTGATGTTCGAACAGTAGTCCACCTTCATGGGGCAAATGTAAGTTCTCATAGCGATGGACATCCAGATGCTTGGTATACGAATAATTGTGGAAAGGTAGGCTATGCTTTTAAGAGAAAAGTATATGAATATACGAATCACCAACCTGCAGCAACTATGTGGTATCACGATCATGCAGTTGGTATTACTAGGTTAAATGTATACGCTGGTTTAGCCGGATTTTATCTTATTCGGGATGAACTTGAAAAGAGACTCAATCTACCATGTGGAGATTATGAAATACCTTTGCTTATCCAAGACAAGACATTTAATCCTGATGGATCTCTCCACTATCCTGATAATGCCACACCAGAAGTACCTGCTCCGATACCATCTACGCCATCATTTTTCTTTGGAAATACCATTGTTGTAAATGGAAAGCTCTGGCCGTATTTAAAAGTAGAACCTCGTAAGTATCGATTTAGAATGCTAAATGGTTCAAATACTCGAGCTTACAATCTTCAACTAGATAATGGAGCTGTTTTCCACCAGATTGGAACGGACTTAGGGCTGCTACAACACCCAGTGACAATAGAATCTTTCGCTTTTGAGCCAGCTGAAAGAATGGATTTGATTATTGACTTTTCGAAATACAAAGGTAAGGAAATAACCTTAATCAATACCAATCCGGGAGCTAGTGGCTCACCGCATACAGATGTTATAATGAAATTTATTGTAGGATATGAATGTGAATCAAAGGATAGAAGTGAAATTCCACATGAATTATATCCTTATCATCACCTAGATGCAGCAAGAGCTACTAAAGAAAGGACAATGACCTTAGCTTCTAAACCTGATCCTCATTATGAGGGTAGAGTACTACATCTATTGAATGATAGCATGTGGAGTGATCCATGTACAGAAATTGTAAAGAAAGACAGTGTTGAAATATGGCATATTCGTAATACTTTTTTTGTTCCACATCCTATTCATGTCCATCTAGTGAATTTTGAAATACTAGGAAGAAAAACTGTAACGGATAAAGACTTTGATAGGGATGGAAATTATATTTTTAAGCCCGAAACTCTCGAGAAACCGTTACCTTTTGAAACAGGTTTAAAAGACGTAGTTCGAACAGAGCCAAATCAAGTAACGTCCATCATAATGCATTTTAAGGAACATGTTGGAGATTATGTTTGGCATTGTCATATATTAGAACATGAAGATAACGATATGATGAGACCATTAAAAGTTATTGAATAAGAAAAGTACTTTAATATCATTAAATAATGGTCAAAGAAATATCAAATAAAGGGATATACATCTACGTATATCCCTTTATTGCTAAGATAAAAGGAGAGTTTTTATCTCTTGGAAGTACGTAAGAAGGATATCATATTGCTTTTTCCAGCAAAACTTCTTTTATTGAAATTAGATTATGTATATAAAATAGTAAGAATGCCATACAATAATATCGTATGGCTAGACGCAGACATGCCATATTTATCTTATATGAGATTATTAAATCTAGTAGTCAATAGGCAGTATTTGTTTGCAGGAATGATGCTTAGGGTATAAAAAGACTACGAGGAACTCATTTATAGAACTTCTCGCAGTTTTGCTGTATTTCTTTTCCGATATTATTTGGTGAATAATATGACTAATAATAAGAAGAAGAACAGTAAAGTTTCATTGTCGTCACCAAACATACCAATGCCATCAAATAAAACTACTAATAATAAGAAGAACATTAGTAATGTTGAGCCATCGCATTCTTCAAAAAAACAACTCATAGGAGAACCTCCTTACATTCATATTTGTAATTTATACTATGTAAGGTGATCCGATTTGTGACTTTTCGATTTA is a genomic window containing:
- a CDS encoding hydrolase; the encoded protein is MEKYVPEIMGNLRKNIITVPEIISKVSGIKIFGKRIKSILFTTDVAIIKNCNANAIIAVYPFTPQPIISHSIILASDVPVFCGVGGGTTIGKRVVNLAMDAEFQGAMGVVLNAPTPNRVVRMVKDRIDIPIILTVVSINTDFKERIEAGATIFNVSAGSHTPDVVKRIREEFPFFPIIATGGPNDESILKTIEAGANAITYTPPSTSSIFKKMMNDYRQE
- a CDS encoding amidohydrolase, encoding MLYIINGHIMTMNKENYNCGTIVIDNEKIVKIGENISISPKEEDIVIDATNLWVMPGLIDAHCHIGITEEKKGIEGDDCNEESTPITPYLRAIDAINPLDPAFHNALQSGITSVMTGPGSANIVGGQSAYIKTHGRNIDDMIVKAPAAMKISFGENTKNLYRSKDKAPNTRMAIASMLREEICRAMNYKNKKEKAIESGENFEEEFKLEPWLPVLEGKIPLKAHVHRCDDIQTAIRIAKEFNLNMTLDHCTEGHIIADEITKSGFDVIVGPDLASRNKLECKNADFKTSGVLAKKGVRVAIATDHPVSLIQYLPICAGLAAKKGLGIEEGLKAITINPAIICGVDNRVGSLECGKDADIAIFTGNPMEVFTDSVYTIVDGVVAYKAE
- a CDS encoding multicopper oxidase family protein; this encodes MKDYSDNTIETRIDPSKPETIPKFVDSLPKPLIARPAEGKEDSSCREIFYNISMKEKKHKFHRYFPPTTIWGYNGMYPGPTIEVEKDVPVKVKWQNRLPDKHFLPIDRTLHGTMNTPDVRTVVHLHGANVSSHSDGHPDAWYTNNCGKVGYAFKRKVYEYTNHQPAATMWYHDHAVGITRLNVYAGLAGFYLIRDELEKRLNLPCGDYEIPLLIQDKTFNPDGSLHYPDNATPEVPAPIPSTPSFFFGNTIVVNGKLWPYLKVEPRKYRFRMLNGSNTRAYNLQLDNGAVFHQIGTDLGLLQHPVTIESFAFEPAERMDLIIDFSKYKGKEITLINTNPGASGSPHTDVIMKFIVGYECESKDRSEIPHELYPYHHLDAARATKERTMTLASKPDPHYEGRVLHLLNDSMWSDPCTEIVKKDSVEIWHIRNTFFVPHPIHVHLVNFEILGRKTVTDKDFDRDGNYIFKPETLEKPLPFETGLKDVVRTEPNQVTSIIMHFKEHVGDYVWHCHILEHEDNDMMRPLKVIE
- a CDS encoding uroporphyrinogen decarboxylase family protein; translated protein: MLTKRQNLKEVLKGGKPDRFVKQYEAFKLIMNTPITRLKPPIGGQIVNEWGVTTRWPEGQIGAFPVHDEEHTLVKDITKWRDVVKAPNIIHPEEAWADAIATANAVDRNEQYVTVFVAPGLFEHVHYLMSMEEALMAYYEEPEAMHELIEYITEWELKLAKEFIDHLHPDAVFHHDDWGSQINSFISPDMFEEFFVPAYKKIYGYYKENGVEVIIHHSDSYAANLVPYMIEMGIDIWQGVMNTNNIPELIKNYGGKITFMGGIHSGQVDFPDWTHEIVAEHVEKACRENGKLYFIPSHSAGGDNSCFPGVYDVINEEIDRMSKEMFI